A single Xylanimonas cellulosilytica DSM 15894 DNA region contains:
- the pulA gene encoding pullulanase-type alpha-1,6-glucosidase, whose amino-acid sequence MLHLTRRSAAAAASFALLAGLTGVAGLAAAPAAAADRTAALVGDLQSELGCPADWDPACAATELAPAGDGTYTAEFDLPAGTYEYKVALDDSWDEAYGRDGGADNAPLVLAGDARVRFTFDLDTTLTALTPLTLAGSYTEDDDALVAAPVRQAGGDERFYFVMTDRFANGDPSNDTAGLGADPLVSGFDPTNKGFYQGGDLAGLRDRLDYVEGLGTTAIWLTPSFLNRPVQGEGADASAGYHGYWITDFTRIDPHLGTNDELRALIDDAHARGIKVYFDIITNHTADVIDYAEGEYTYRDLSQPAYTPVIAPEDADLKVPAWLNDPTLYHNRGNSTWTGESVTYGDFDGLDDLATEDPRVVDGFIDVYNTWVDLGIDGFRIDTVKHVDREFWETFTAAVAEHATAVGNPDFFMFGEVYDADARLTAPYVRDTAMDSVLDFAFQAAATSYASGNSARGLASLFASDDLYTTPHSSAASLPTFLGNHDMGRVGYLLGSTADPLAAAELAHELMYLTRGQPVVYYGDEQGFAGTGGDKDARQTLFATQVAEYADQPLVTGEQAGSVDRYDTDAPLYQHIAALAALREAHPALATGAQVERFADAGAGVYAFSRVDREEKVEHLVAANNAGEARTVTLTTLTPSASYEVLYGEAAPVTADAAGSVTLTVPAASAVVLRADRPVGADSDGTLAVVVPAAGAAVTGTAPVSADVDDDAWAETSFAWREVGTAGWHALGTAEDTTPRVFHDVAALAEGTLVEYRAVTTDADGYRAAASTFASVGVDVSGVPGEQGPEPEIDLVTVPGSHNSEMGCAGDWTPDCAAAALTRRADGVWAGTFDLPAGDYEYKVALNGTWDVNYGVGGTPGGANVAYTHEGGPVTFYWDPVSHDFASTAQGPIVTLPGSYQSEAGCPGDWAPDCLATWAKDPDGDGTYSWTSPALPGGSYEVKVAHGLSWAENYGVGGVPDGANYTFSVADDEQVAFTYVMATHELTIEVSNPPLPGSGQQAAHWVRSGLLLAPGTLGEGDAWTLWSAPEGGLSVVDGVVSAPEGATSFPLLPADGVPDDVAADFPGLTGLTPLQVAGEPAEIEAALAGQLLLTRSDANGTLTAATGVQLPGVLDHLYSSAAVKRTLGVTWDNSGRRASFTLWAPTAKDVTLLAWPARASLDDEPRRVPARRHADGTWTVDGKAADKKLDWDGVRYQYEVRVYVPATGQVETNVVTDPSSVALTRGSTHSVAIDLDDKAWAPKLWTKTPQPRVDRPVDQTIYELHVRDFSIADTTVPEKLRGTYLAFAQPKSAGMRHLRELAGAGLTTVHLLPTFDIATIPEDRDTQQSPGDLSGFAPDSTEQQAAVAATQATDGFNWGYDPLHWSAPEGSYAVDADGGARTAEFRTMVGALHQAGLQVVLDQVFNHTAANGQAAQSVLDRVVPGYYHRLDPTTGAVQTSTCCSNIATEHAMAGKLMVDSVVTWARDYKVDGFRFDLMGHHSKQNMLDVRAALDALTVKRDGVDGSKVYLYGEGWDFGEVAGGALFEQATQGNLRGTGIGTFSDRLRDAVHGGSPVDGSTVFEQGFGTGLYTDPNGLPATRGDDATVNDGGDDELAALRHQTDLVALGLAGNLRSFTLLSGDGTVKRGDELDYNGQPAGYADSPEEVVTYVDAHDNETLFDLGVLKLPVGTSMSDRVRMNTVALATTALAQTPSFWHAGTDLLRSKSLDKNSYDSGDWFNAIDWTGQDNGFARGLPMAADNQDRWEFEAPLLANPALLPAPADIEAAHAQALDLLRLRSSTGLFRLGSADLINQKVSFPLAGPTATPGVITMRIDDTVGRDVDRALDGVLVVFNASPSSVTQTVPALAGHRYTLSPIQAKGADAVVRETRWNAKTGTVTVPARTVAVLVER is encoded by the coding sequence GTGCTTCACCTCACCCGCCGCAGCGCCGCCGCGGCCGCATCATTCGCCCTCCTCGCAGGCCTGACCGGCGTCGCCGGGCTCGCCGCCGCCCCCGCCGCCGCGGCGGACCGGACCGCCGCCCTCGTCGGCGACCTCCAGTCCGAGCTCGGCTGCCCCGCAGACTGGGACCCCGCCTGCGCCGCGACCGAGCTGGCCCCGGCCGGGGACGGCACCTACACCGCGGAGTTCGACCTGCCCGCCGGGACCTACGAGTACAAGGTCGCGCTCGACGACTCCTGGGACGAGGCCTACGGCCGCGACGGCGGCGCGGACAACGCGCCCCTCGTGCTGGCCGGCGACGCGCGCGTCCGGTTCACGTTCGACCTGGACACCACGCTCACGGCGCTCACCCCGCTCACGCTCGCGGGGTCGTACACCGAGGACGACGACGCCCTCGTCGCCGCCCCCGTCCGCCAGGCCGGCGGCGACGAGCGCTTCTACTTCGTCATGACGGACAGGTTCGCCAACGGCGACCCGTCCAACGACACCGCCGGCCTGGGCGCCGACCCGCTCGTCAGCGGGTTCGACCCCACGAACAAGGGCTTCTACCAGGGTGGCGACCTCGCGGGCCTGCGCGACCGGCTCGACTACGTCGAGGGCCTGGGCACCACCGCGATCTGGCTGACACCGTCGTTCCTCAACCGGCCCGTGCAGGGCGAGGGAGCGGACGCCAGCGCCGGGTACCACGGCTACTGGATCACCGACTTCACCCGGATCGACCCGCACCTGGGCACCAACGACGAGCTGCGCGCCCTCATCGACGACGCGCACGCCCGCGGCATCAAGGTCTACTTCGACATCATCACCAACCACACGGCCGACGTCATCGACTACGCCGAGGGCGAGTACACCTACCGCGACCTCAGCCAGCCCGCGTACACCCCCGTGATCGCCCCCGAGGACGCCGACCTCAAGGTCCCGGCCTGGCTCAACGACCCGACGCTCTACCACAACCGCGGCAACTCGACGTGGACGGGGGAGTCGGTCACCTACGGCGACTTCGACGGGCTCGACGACCTGGCGACGGAGGACCCCCGCGTCGTCGACGGGTTCATCGACGTGTACAACACCTGGGTGGACCTGGGCATCGACGGGTTCCGCATCGACACGGTCAAGCACGTCGACCGGGAGTTCTGGGAGACGTTCACCGCGGCCGTCGCCGAGCACGCCACCGCCGTCGGCAACCCCGACTTCTTCATGTTCGGCGAGGTGTACGACGCCGACGCCCGACTCACCGCCCCGTACGTGCGCGACACCGCGATGGACTCCGTGCTGGACTTCGCGTTCCAGGCCGCCGCCACCAGCTACGCGAGCGGCAACAGCGCGCGCGGCCTGGCGAGCCTGTTCGCCAGCGACGACCTGTACACGACGCCGCACTCCTCGGCCGCGAGCCTGCCCACGTTCCTGGGAAACCACGACATGGGCCGCGTCGGCTACCTGCTCGGCAGCACCGCCGACCCGCTCGCCGCCGCCGAGCTCGCGCACGAGCTCATGTACCTCACCCGCGGCCAGCCGGTCGTCTACTACGGCGACGAGCAGGGCTTCGCCGGCACGGGCGGCGACAAGGACGCACGCCAGACGCTCTTCGCCACCCAGGTGGCCGAGTACGCGGACCAGCCGCTCGTCACCGGCGAGCAGGCCGGCTCCGTGGACCGCTACGACACCGACGCCCCGCTCTACCAGCACATCGCGGCGCTCGCCGCGCTGCGCGAGGCGCACCCCGCGCTCGCCACGGGCGCCCAGGTCGAGCGGTTCGCCGACGCGGGCGCGGGCGTCTACGCGTTCAGCCGCGTCGACCGGGAGGAGAAGGTCGAGCACCTGGTCGCGGCCAACAACGCGGGCGAGGCCCGCACGGTCACGCTCACCACGCTGACGCCGTCGGCGTCGTACGAGGTGCTGTACGGCGAGGCGGCCCCGGTCACCGCCGACGCCGCGGGGAGCGTCACGCTCACCGTCCCTGCGGCCTCCGCCGTCGTGCTGCGCGCCGACCGCCCGGTGGGAGCGGACAGCGACGGCACGCTCGCCGTCGTCGTCCCGGCCGCCGGGGCGGCCGTCACGGGCACCGCCCCGGTGAGCGCCGACGTCGACGACGACGCCTGGGCGGAGACGAGCTTCGCGTGGCGCGAGGTCGGCACCGCCGGCTGGCACGCCCTCGGCACCGCCGAGGACACCACGCCGCGGGTCTTCCACGACGTCGCCGCACTGGCCGAGGGCACCCTCGTCGAGTACCGCGCCGTCACCACCGACGCCGACGGCTACCGCGCGGCCGCCTCGACCTTCGCGAGCGTCGGCGTGGACGTCTCCGGGGTGCCGGGCGAGCAGGGGCCCGAGCCCGAGATCGACCTGGTCACGGTGCCCGGCAGCCACAACTCCGAGATGGGCTGCGCCGGCGACTGGACGCCCGACTGCGCCGCGGCCGCGCTCACCCGGCGCGCCGACGGCGTCTGGGCGGGCACCTTCGACCTGCCCGCCGGGGACTACGAGTACAAGGTCGCCCTCAACGGCACGTGGGACGTCAACTACGGCGTGGGTGGCACGCCCGGCGGCGCCAACGTGGCCTACACGCACGAAGGCGGGCCGGTCACGTTCTACTGGGACCCGGTGAGCCACGACTTCGCCAGCACGGCGCAGGGGCCGATCGTCACGCTGCCCGGCTCGTACCAGTCGGAGGCCGGCTGCCCGGGCGACTGGGCGCCCGACTGCCTGGCCACGTGGGCCAAGGACCCCGACGGCGACGGCACCTACTCCTGGACGTCGCCCGCGCTGCCCGGCGGCTCCTACGAGGTGAAGGTCGCCCACGGCCTGTCCTGGGCCGAGAACTACGGCGTCGGCGGAGTGCCCGACGGGGCGAACTACACGTTCTCCGTCGCCGATGACGAGCAGGTCGCGTTCACTTACGTCATGGCCACCCACGAGCTGACCATCGAGGTCAGCAACCCGCCCCTGCCGGGCAGCGGCCAGCAGGCCGCCCACTGGGTCCGCTCCGGGCTGCTGCTCGCGCCGGGCACGCTCGGCGAGGGGGACGCGTGGACGCTGTGGTCGGCCCCCGAGGGTGGCCTCTCCGTCGTCGACGGGGTGGTGAGCGCCCCGGAGGGCGCCACGTCCTTCCCGCTGCTGCCCGCCGACGGCGTGCCCGACGACGTCGCCGCGGACTTCCCGGGCCTGACCGGACTGACCCCGCTGCAGGTGGCGGGGGAGCCGGCGGAGATCGAGGCGGCGCTGGCCGGCCAGCTCCTGCTCACGCGGTCCGACGCGAACGGCACGCTCACCGCGGCGACCGGCGTGCAGCTCCCCGGCGTCCTGGACCATCTGTACAGTTCTGCTGCTGTCAAGCGTACGTTGGGTGTGACCTGGGACAACAGCGGCCGCCGGGCGTCCTTCACCCTGTGGGCGCCGACGGCCAAGGACGTCACGCTGCTCGCCTGGCCCGCCCGCGCGTCGCTCGACGACGAACCGCGTCGTGTCCCCGCGCGGCGGCACGCCGACGGCACCTGGACCGTCGACGGCAAGGCCGCCGACAAGAAGCTCGACTGGGACGGCGTCCGCTACCAGTACGAGGTGCGGGTCTACGTCCCGGCCACCGGGCAGGTCGAGACCAACGTGGTCACCGACCCGTCGTCGGTCGCCCTGACGCGCGGCTCGACCCACTCGGTCGCCATCGACCTGGACGACAAGGCGTGGGCGCCGAAGCTGTGGACCAAGACCCCACAGCCGCGCGTCGATCGCCCCGTGGACCAGACGATCTACGAGCTGCACGTGCGGGACTTCTCCATCGCGGACACCACCGTGCCCGAGAAGCTGCGCGGCACCTACCTCGCGTTCGCCCAGCCGAAGTCCGCGGGAATGCGCCACCTGCGCGAGCTCGCCGGCGCGGGCCTGACGACGGTGCACCTGCTGCCCACCTTCGACATCGCCACGATCCCCGAGGACCGCGACACCCAGCAGTCGCCCGGTGACCTGAGCGGGTTCGCCCCCGACTCGACCGAGCAGCAGGCCGCCGTCGCCGCGACGCAGGCGACGGACGGGTTCAACTGGGGTTACGACCCGCTGCACTGGTCGGCGCCCGAGGGCTCCTACGCCGTGGACGCCGACGGCGGGGCCCGCACCGCGGAGTTCCGCACCATGGTCGGCGCGCTGCACCAGGCGGGCCTCCAGGTGGTGCTCGACCAGGTGTTCAACCACACCGCGGCGAACGGCCAGGCGGCCCAGTCCGTGCTGGACCGGGTGGTGCCCGGCTACTACCACCGACTCGACCCGACGACGGGCGCCGTGCAGACCTCGACGTGCTGCTCCAACATCGCCACCGAGCACGCCATGGCCGGCAAGCTCATGGTCGACTCGGTGGTCACCTGGGCGCGCGACTACAAGGTCGACGGTTTCCGGTTCGACCTCATGGGCCACCACTCGAAGCAGAACATGCTCGACGTGCGCGCCGCCCTCGACGCGCTCACCGTCAAGCGCGACGGCGTCGACGGGTCGAAGGTCTACCTGTACGGGGAGGGCTGGGACTTCGGCGAGGTCGCCGGCGGGGCGCTGTTCGAGCAGGCCACGCAGGGCAACCTGCGCGGTACGGGCATCGGCACGTTCAGCGATCGCCTGCGCGACGCGGTCCACGGCGGGTCGCCCGTCGACGGGTCCACGGTGTTCGAGCAGGGCTTCGGCACCGGCCTGTACACCGACCCCAACGGCCTGCCCGCCACCCGTGGCGACGACGCGACCGTCAACGACGGCGGCGACGACGAGCTGGCCGCGCTACGGCACCAGACCGATCTGGTGGCCCTCGGCCTGGCCGGAAACCTGCGCTCCTTCACGCTGCTCAGCGGCGACGGGACGGTCAAGCGCGGGGACGAGCTCGACTACAACGGCCAGCCGGCCGGCTACGCCGACTCGCCCGAGGAGGTCGTCACCTACGTCGACGCCCACGACAACGAGACGCTCTTCGACCTGGGCGTCCTCAAGCTCCCCGTCGGCACCTCGATGAGCGACCGCGTGCGGATGAACACCGTCGCGCTCGCCACCACGGCGCTCGCCCAGACCCCGTCGTTCTGGCACGCGGGCACGGACCTGCTGCGCTCCAAGTCGCTGGACAAGAACTCCTACGACTCGGGCGACTGGTTCAACGCGATCGACTGGACCGGTCAGGACAACGGGTTCGCGCGCGGCCTGCCGATGGCCGCCGACAACCAGGACCGCTGGGAGTTCGAGGCCCCGTTGCTCGCGAACCCGGCCCTCCTGCCGGCGCCCGCCGACATCGAGGCTGCCCACGCCCAGGCCCTCGACCTGCTGCGCCTGCGCAGCTCGACCGGGTTGTTCCGGCTCGGCAGCGCCGACCTGATCAACCAGAAGGTCTCGTTCCCGCTGGCCGGCCCGACCGCGACCCCCGGCGTCATCACGATGCGCATCGACGACACCGTCGGGCGGGACGTCGACCGGGCGCTCGACGGCGTCCTCGTGGTCTTCAACGCCTCGCCGTCGTCGGTCACCCAGACGGTCCCCGCCCTGGCGGGGCACCGCTACACGCTGTCGCCGATCCAGGCGAAGGGCGCCGACGCCGTCGTCCGCGAGACGAGGTGGAACGCGAAGACGGGAACGGTCACGGTCCCGGCACGCACGGTCGCGGTGCTCGTCGAGAGGTAG
- the purU gene encoding formyltetrahydrofolate deformylase — MTDAPARPTTSPTEWVLTISCPDGPGIVSAITGALAARGDNITESQQFGDPASGLFFLRLQVVSTATREELVAALTPAFDAFAMTWNLDVVGRRMRTLLLVSKAAHCLVDLLYRERSQGMPIDVVGVVGNHPDLADIAAFYGKPFHRVPVTQATKAEAEDRLRALVAELDVELVVLARYMQILSDDLCRDLSGRIINIHHSFLPSFKGARPYAQAHDRGVKIIGATSHYVTGDLDEGPIIEQDVERVDHSRAVADLVAIGEDVERATLARAVRWHAEHRVLLNGHRTVIFR, encoded by the coding sequence GTGACCGACGCTCCTGCCCGACCCACCACCTCCCCCACCGAGTGGGTCCTGACGATCTCCTGCCCCGACGGCCCCGGCATCGTCTCCGCGATCACCGGCGCGCTGGCCGCCCGCGGGGACAACATCACCGAGTCGCAGCAGTTCGGCGACCCCGCGTCCGGGCTGTTCTTCCTGCGGCTCCAGGTGGTCTCCACCGCCACGCGCGAGGAGCTCGTCGCGGCGCTGACGCCCGCGTTCGACGCCTTCGCCATGACGTGGAACCTCGACGTCGTCGGACGCCGGATGCGCACGCTCCTGCTGGTCAGCAAGGCCGCGCACTGTCTCGTGGACCTCCTGTACCGCGAGCGCTCGCAGGGCATGCCCATCGACGTCGTCGGCGTCGTCGGCAACCACCCGGACCTGGCGGACATCGCCGCGTTCTACGGCAAGCCGTTCCACCGCGTCCCCGTCACCCAGGCCACCAAGGCGGAGGCCGAGGACCGGCTGCGCGCCCTGGTCGCGGAGCTCGACGTCGAGCTGGTGGTGCTGGCCCGCTACATGCAGATCCTCTCGGACGACCTGTGCCGCGACCTGTCCGGCCGCATCATCAACATCCACCACTCGTTCCTGCCGTCGTTCAAGGGCGCACGCCCCTACGCGCAGGCGCACGACCGCGGCGTGAAGATCATCGGCGCCACCTCGCACTACGTGACCGGCGACCTCGACGAGGGGCCGATCATCGAGCAGGACGTGGAGCGCGTCGACCACTCCCGCGCGGTCGCGGACCTGGTCGCGATCGGCGAGGACGTCGAGCGGGCGACGCTCGCCCGCGCCGTGCGGTGGCACGCGGAGCACCGGGTGCTCCTCAACGGCCACCGCACGGTCATCTTCCGCTGA
- a CDS encoding GNAT family N-acetyltransferase: MNDASQATRIALVADADAGELLTLRRAAFVTEAQQYDDPHIPPLTQTLAELREDLAREDVVTIGAWEGHRLVGSVRVELEDNKATLGRLAVAPDMQGRGIGTSLLFAILPYLPEQVTEVWAFTGKDSTENLSMYAKHGFEEHHQDAAGALTYTYLRRVLHEVEARSEADAGDATPSSRP; this comes from the coding sequence ATGAACGACGCCAGCCAGGCCACCCGGATCGCGCTCGTCGCCGACGCCGACGCGGGGGAGCTGCTCACGCTGCGCCGCGCCGCGTTCGTCACCGAGGCTCAGCAGTACGACGACCCGCACATCCCGCCCCTGACGCAGACGCTGGCCGAGCTGCGCGAGGACCTCGCGCGCGAGGACGTCGTGACGATCGGCGCCTGGGAGGGCCACCGGCTCGTCGGGTCGGTGCGCGTCGAGCTCGAGGACAACAAGGCGACCCTCGGCCGCCTGGCCGTCGCCCCCGACATGCAGGGCCGCGGCATCGGCACCTCGCTGCTGTTCGCGATCCTGCCGTACCTGCCCGAGCAGGTGACCGAGGTGTGGGCGTTCACCGGGAAGGACTCCACGGAGAACCTGTCGATGTACGCCAAGCACGGGTTCGAGGAGCACCACCAGGACGCGGCGGGCGCGCTGACGTACACCTACCTGCGCCGGGTCCTGCACGAGGTCGAGGCGCGCAGCGAGGCGGACGCGGGGGACGCTACGCCGTCGTCGCGCCCGTGA
- a CDS encoding ATP-binding cassette domain-containing protein, which produces MTGPSRVPVLSLRGIHKSLGHVEALTDVDLDVHAHEVVALVGDNAAGKSTLAKIVAGVLQPDAGLIEMDGQPVTVPSAAAAHALGIATVFQDLALCDNLDVVGNLFLGRELLRRRRSWFGRDSRAGVAVDDAAMEDEAREILASLTSRIPSVRTPLRVLSAGQRQTVAIARTLLGRPRVVVLDEPTASLSVAQTAEVLTHIESLRELGHAVILISHNMTDVRAVADRIEVLRHGRNNGSFFAARASYEEILAAITGATTA; this is translated from the coding sequence GTGACCGGACCCTCCCGGGTGCCCGTGCTCTCCCTGCGTGGCATCCACAAGTCCCTCGGGCACGTCGAGGCGCTCACCGACGTCGACCTCGACGTGCACGCGCACGAGGTCGTGGCCCTCGTCGGCGACAACGCGGCCGGGAAGTCGACCCTCGCGAAGATCGTGGCCGGTGTGCTCCAGCCCGACGCCGGGCTCATCGAGATGGACGGTCAGCCCGTGACGGTGCCCTCGGCGGCCGCCGCCCACGCCCTGGGGATCGCGACCGTGTTCCAGGACCTCGCGCTGTGCGACAACCTGGACGTCGTCGGGAACCTGTTCCTGGGCCGCGAGCTGCTCCGGCGTCGCCGCTCCTGGTTCGGGCGTGACTCGCGGGCCGGGGTCGCGGTCGACGACGCCGCGATGGAGGACGAGGCCCGCGAGATCCTCGCGTCGCTCACCTCACGCATCCCCTCGGTCCGCACGCCGCTGCGCGTCCTGTCGGCCGGCCAGCGGCAGACCGTCGCCATCGCGCGCACGCTGCTGGGCCGCCCCCGCGTCGTCGTGCTGGACGAGCCGACGGCGTCGCTCTCGGTCGCCCAGACGGCGGAGGTGCTGACCCACATCGAGTCGCTGCGCGAGCTGGGCCACGCCGTGATCCTCATCAGCCACAACATGACCGACGTGCGGGCCGTGGCCGACCGCATCGAGGTGCTGCGCCACGGCCGCAACAACGGCAGCTTCTTCGCCGCGCGCGCCAGCTACGAGGAGATCCTGGCGGCCATCACGGGCGCGACGACGGCGTAG
- a CDS encoding ROK family protein gives MRDVVRRARDGDPGCERVLADAAGRAGQVVAGIVTVVDPQLVVVGGELAQAGDVVVGALRDSVRRHALPHRFAAADVVAGSLGTRAELVGALELARTETDVVEGVAR, from the coding sequence CTGCGCGACGTGGTGCGGCGCGCCCGCGACGGCGACCCCGGCTGCGAGCGCGTCCTCGCCGACGCCGCTGGGCGAGCAGGGCAGGTCGTCGCCGGGATCGTCACGGTCGTCGACCCCCAGCTCGTCGTCGTCGGCGGGGAGCTCGCCCAGGCCGGCGACGTCGTCGTGGGCGCCCTGAGAGATTCCGTGCGACGGCATGCGCTGCCGCACCGCTTCGCGGCCGCCGACGTCGTCGCCGGGAGCCTCGGCACGCGGGCCGAGCTCGTCGGCGCGCTCGAGCTCGCCCGGACCGAGACCGACGTCGTGGAAGGAGTCGCCCGGTGA
- the mmsB gene encoding multiple monosaccharide ABC transporter permease — protein sequence MNVIREALGRNVRQYGIVGALIVIVLFFQWQTDGRLLMPNNLAALVQQNAYVMILAIGMVAVIVAGHIDLSVGSVVAFIGGLTAIMLAHWGWPVPVAIVAALAVGALVGCWHGFWIAYVGIPAFIVTLAGMLLFRGLAIVLVGQTVATGSKTFNQIGNGSLPNVLGFVGNIDVVTIVIGAVAIVGLVISQFRARRAMISHGLHTEAWGAFVAKNVVMAVLIGLVAWRLSLSHGGTPIILIIVGALILGFTFVLNRTRFGRHVYAVGGNRNAAILSGVDTRRTDFQIFVNMGLLAAVAAIATTARAGSGVAAAGQNFELDAIAACFIGGTAVTGGVGRISGAMVGALIMGVLNMGLSIMRVDSAWQMAIKGLVLLAAVALDIVSKRRGALV from the coding sequence ATGAACGTCATCCGGGAAGCGCTGGGCCGGAACGTCCGCCAGTACGGCATCGTCGGTGCACTCATCGTCATCGTCCTGTTCTTCCAGTGGCAGACCGACGGTCGCCTGCTCATGCCGAACAACCTCGCGGCGCTCGTCCAGCAGAACGCCTACGTGATGATCTTGGCGATCGGCATGGTCGCCGTCATCGTCGCCGGGCACATCGACCTGTCGGTCGGGTCCGTCGTCGCCTTCATCGGCGGCCTCACGGCGATCATGCTGGCCCACTGGGGGTGGCCGGTACCCGTCGCGATCGTCGCGGCGCTCGCGGTCGGCGCCCTCGTGGGCTGCTGGCACGGGTTCTGGATCGCGTACGTCGGGATCCCAGCGTTCATCGTGACCCTCGCGGGCATGCTGCTCTTCCGCGGTCTCGCCATCGTGCTCGTGGGCCAGACCGTCGCGACGGGGTCGAAGACGTTCAACCAGATCGGCAACGGTTCGCTGCCGAACGTCCTCGGCTTCGTCGGGAACATCGACGTCGTGACCATCGTCATCGGGGCCGTCGCGATCGTGGGCCTGGTGATCTCGCAGTTCCGCGCGCGCCGGGCGATGATCTCGCACGGGCTGCACACCGAGGCGTGGGGTGCGTTCGTCGCCAAGAACGTCGTGATGGCGGTGCTGATCGGCCTGGTCGCGTGGCGGCTGTCGCTGTCGCACGGCGGTACGCCGATCATCCTGATCATCGTCGGTGCCCTGATCCTCGGCTTCACGTTCGTGCTGAACCGCACGCGATTCGGCCGGCACGTGTACGCCGTGGGCGGCAACCGCAACGCCGCGATCCTGTCGGGTGTCGACACCAGGCGCACCGACTTCCAGATCTTCGTCAACATGGGTCTGCTCGCCGCGGTCGCCGCGATCGCGACGACGGCCCGTGCCGGGAGCGGTGTGGCTGCCGCCGGCCAGAACTTCGAGCTCGACGCCATCGCCGCCTGCTTCATCGGTGGCACCGCCGTCACGGGTGGCGTCGGCCGGATCTCGGGCGCCATGGTGGGCGCGCTCATCATGGGCGTGCTCAACATGGGGCTGTCGATCATGAGGGTCGACTCCGCGTGGCAGATGGCCATCAAGGGCCTGGTGCTTCTCGCCGCCGTCGCCCTCGACATCGTCTCGAAGCGCCGGGGCGCGCTGGTCTGA
- the glyA gene encoding serine hydroxymethyltransferase yields the protein MSAPDPLLTGNIADVDPEIAAVLDGELARQRDTLEMIASENFVPNAVLQAQGSVLTNKYAEGYPGRRYYGGCEQVDIAENLAIARAKALFGAEHANVQPHAGAQANAAVLHALATAGDRILGLELAHGGHLTHGMKINFSGRLYDVGSYGVDPQTYRVEMDEVRKKAIEHQPEVIIAGWSAYPRHLDFAAFREIADEVGAKLWVDMAHFAGLVAAGLHPSPVPHADVVSSTVHKTIGGPRSGFILSQEQWAKKIDSAVFPGQQGGPLMHVVAAKAVAFKIAASESFKDRQERTLRGAQIIASRLSEPDVAAAGASVLTGGTDVHLVLVDLRKSALDGQQAEDLLHDAGITVNRNAVPFDPRPPRVTSGLRIGTPALATRGFGDAEFTEVADIIAIALRDGAAADVEALRARVDALTAEFPLYDGLVQY from the coding sequence ATGAGCGCACCTGACCCCCTCCTGACCGGCAACATCGCTGACGTCGACCCCGAGATCGCCGCCGTCCTCGACGGAGAGCTCGCCCGCCAGCGCGACACCCTCGAGATGATCGCGTCGGAGAACTTCGTGCCGAACGCCGTCCTGCAGGCGCAGGGCTCGGTGCTCACCAACAAGTACGCCGAGGGCTACCCGGGCCGCCGCTACTACGGCGGCTGCGAGCAGGTCGACATCGCGGAGAACCTCGCGATCGCCCGCGCCAAGGCCCTGTTCGGCGCCGAGCACGCCAACGTCCAGCCGCACGCGGGCGCCCAGGCCAACGCAGCCGTGCTGCACGCGCTCGCCACGGCCGGCGACCGCATCCTCGGCCTCGAGCTGGCCCACGGCGGCCACCTCACGCACGGCATGAAGATCAACTTCTCCGGCCGCCTCTACGACGTCGGCTCCTACGGCGTCGACCCGCAGACGTACCGCGTCGAGATGGACGAGGTGCGCAAGAAGGCCATCGAGCACCAGCCCGAGGTCATCATCGCGGGCTGGTCCGCCTACCCCCGCCACCTGGACTTCGCCGCGTTCCGCGAGATCGCCGACGAGGTCGGCGCGAAGCTGTGGGTGGACATGGCCCACTTCGCGGGCCTCGTGGCCGCGGGCCTGCACCCGTCGCCCGTGCCGCACGCCGACGTCGTCTCCTCCACGGTGCACAAGACCATCGGCGGTCCCCGCTCCGGCTTCATCCTGTCCCAGGAGCAGTGGGCCAAGAAGATCGACTCCGCCGTGTTCCCGGGTCAGCAGGGCGGCCCGCTCATGCACGTGGTCGCGGCCAAGGCCGTGGCGTTCAAGATCGCCGCGTCCGAGTCCTTCAAGGACCGCCAGGAGCGCACGCTGCGCGGCGCTCAGATCATCGCCTCGCGCCTCTCCGAGCCCGACGTCGCAGCCGCGGGTGCGTCCGTGCTGACCGGCGGCACCGACGTGCACCTGGTGCTGGTGGACCTGCGCAAGTCCGCGCTCGACGGCCAGCAGGCCGAGGACCTCCTGCACGACGCGGGCATCACCGTGAACCGCAACGCCGTCCCGTTCGACCCGCGGCCCCCGCGCGTCACCTCGGGCCTGCGCATCGGCACCCCGGCGCTCGCCACGCGCGGCTTCGGCGACGCCGAGTTCACCGAGGTGGCCGACATCATCGCCATCGCCCTGCGCGACGGTGCGGCCGCCGACGTCGAGGCGCTGCGCGCCCGCGTGGACGCGCTGACCGCCGAGTTCCCGCTCTACGACGGCCTGGTGCAGTACTGA